From a region of the Rhipicephalus microplus isolate Deutch F79 chromosome X, USDA_Rmic, whole genome shotgun sequence genome:
- the LOC142775415 gene encoding uncharacterized protein LOC142775415: MAKHVVLNRVGQYLGDNDCISHHMIGFRPGLSTRDTMFLLKHEILDGGKTQDTHAILGLYLEKAFDIITHSSFLKAIAALALGHPCYYIRSFLTRRRAVLRVGDLLSEEVELGQWSTSQGSILSPMLFNLEMIGLSGRLLKIDGLNHSVYVDDVTIWCSTGLDGFVESALQEAIDTTESYLDHTGLRC, translated from the coding sequence ATGGCtaagcacgtcgtcctcaacagggttggtcaaTACCTCGGAGATAACGACTGCATctcgcaccacatgattggcttccgaccagggttatccactcgaGACACCATGTTCCTTCTAAAACAtgaaattctagatggcggaaaaaCTCAGGACACTCACGCAATACTCGGTCTCTATttagaaaaggcattcgatatcATAACGCACTCGTCATTTTTGAAAGCGATTGCAGCCCTCGCTCTAGGTCATCCATGTTACTATATCCGCTcctttctcactcgacgcagagccgtcctccgcgtggGAGACCTATTGTCGGAAGAAGTGGAACTCGGACAGTGGAGCACTTCACAGGGATCCATTCTCTCGCCCATGCTCTTCAACCTTGAGATGATCGGCCTTTCCGGACGACTTTTGAAAATTGATGGACTAAACCACAGTGTCTATGTGgacgatgtaaccatatggtgctccacagggttgGATGGCTTCGTTGAGTCCGccttgcaagaggccatcgacaccACCGAGTCCTATCTCGACCACACTGGTCTCAGGTGCTAA